Sequence from the Phragmites australis chromosome 6, lpPhrAust1.1, whole genome shotgun sequence genome:
AGAGAAAAAACAGCTCAGAAATGCGTCGGTCAGGAGGGCAGGTTAGGTACCCCTCCCTTTCACCCTTTGGGCAATGTCAATGGAAGAGGAAGGAAAGGCAGACACCTGGATTGCCCTCTCATCAGATCCTCGAGAGAgaaattgagagagagagagagagagagagagatgcttAACTTTTTCTAAAAtgataatgaagtttatgtgtGATTATGGTATGGGGTTGGTTGGGTTGTTACTTTGGACCAAGTACAGAAGGAACGGCATGCAGTTCTTTACACCTGCCATTCTCTCCCCCTTCCAATGTGCCGTGGCGTTGTCTGTCACCCACAAGATTACGCCCGGCGTCTGTTCAGCCGAAAATTCAGTCAGGAGAAGGCATGGCTAAAAAATTCACTGCCATTGACCTAGGACAGTAAACAAGTACTCGAAATCAGTAGcagcctctctctcctctctcgccCAATAGGCCATGGTGTTGGTCACTTGCATATATGATAGTCGCACAGCTGCATCGTACATCTAGTTCTTGATGGATCTGGATAGCCATATAGTGTAGCAGTAACGCTGGGAGAAGTCAGTTCTCATGTATTACAAAATTTGCCTGTCAACGAGTGTTTATACACAAAAAATGTCGAGCTAGTATCAGCTGGTAGTACTCCTGAATCCCGAAAGAAAACTAATCGCACTAATCCCTTTCTGCTCGATCACTAAACCTGTCGCCATGCGAAACAAAACACTCCAAGAAAATGCAGTACAATCACAGCTGACGCTTCGAGTGGTTCCATCACTCACTTGTCAATATGCAGAACATATACTCGAACAGAAAATGCACTGATAAGCACGGCTCGAATGATTCAAGTGTCAGCTCCAATAATTTGGCTGGGCTAAGTACGGCCACCGTGCGGCAGCCGGCAGAGGCATGGGCGTCGCCGGCGTGCAGGGAACAATCGTAGTGGCATGGCATGGTGATGGAGCGGATTTCACTTGCAGCAATGCTGCGTCGTCGTTCACTCGCCGCAGCGTCTGCAAAAGACGGTTTTTGCGAAAACCGGAATGGACCGGGAaccctttttttcttctacGATTCGGCATGCTGATTTTAAGTTTAATATTTTCAACATTCAAATTTTGGGATAGATATATAAAAAATGTCAATAAATACTGAAGGGGACAGATCGGAAAACCTGTTTTTCACATCATGAAAGTGCATCCATGAAGAAAAAAAGTAATGTAATTCATAGCCACAATAACGATATGTTTCTAAAGAATTTCAGCTAGGCATCCATGGCCATTCTGCAACCCTCACCTTTTGTGTAGTTTTCAGCAGTGAGTTGGGGCCCCATCACATTATTGAATCGGACATTCAAAGGAAGAGTTATCGGCACAGAATAAGATGATGTTGTCACAAAATAATATCCCTCTAATTTATTCAATCTACCTTGATTAGTTAATACTTCCAGTTACTGTCTTATCTCTGTGTGCCTCTCACCCAGCGACGGATCCACAGGGAGCCGAGGGGGCTCTACCCCCTTAGAGCACTTGGGAGCACCTTTAATTTTTGTTCacgaaagagaaagaagaagagaagaggaggaggaggaagaagaaccaGAGCTGGCAAAGCTACAATTTAGGAATTTTTAAAGCTGGTCATATCCAGctttagaaatttttagagtCGAAACTGTTGACAGTTTGAGGTAAGACATATTAttcttattttgaattaaaaatacataattgaataattttattatattatataaacTTTAAATCTTATATAAATCTCTAAGTAAGACATTACTAAATAAGATCTTAGTAGCTATGTCCGCCACTGCTCTCACCCACGCCCTTTGCAGCGCCATTAGCCCCCAAATTGGGTGGGTCAAATAGACTCATGATGCTGCCATTTCTGTCGATGTAATGGGACACATGGCAGGAGAACACTGGTGAAGCCTACTGCAGCGCGCATTGTGTGGGGGCTGTGCAATGCAGTGCTGAGAAGAGAAGCAAACAAACGCGAAGGCTACATCTCTTTTATCTCAGTGGTGGACAATTTAAACGAGCCACATAAACAGTTAGAAATAAATACTAATTGCGATATTGTTCTTGAGTTTGATTTTTGGAaagtgaaagaaaagaaagcagtAAATAACAACTATCCATGGGCATGTAAGGTTCCGTTTGGAAGCAGGatttcgcccccccccccccccccccgcaattTATAAGGTAATTGAACCGTCTCGTGCACAACGTGAAATTCATGTGTTCCAACCTCCAAATATGCTCCAATTTTGCAGCGGTTtgagatttcttttttttttcactgacaGTGCTAGTTCCACGGAGGTACATTAGCAGGCATTTTGTAGGTATACCAACAGCGTGTAGTTGCAAAAATCATGATATTTTTAACAAGTGCATGATCTATCTGCAATTCTGCATTTCTCTGTGCTGCATACTGCTCTCGCAAGAAAAAGACGAAGTAGCCCAATCATTGGATCATCTGATCAGCAGGATGACAACAAGATTTTGCAGCACCTTGCATTCACAGGTCGACAAGAAATCCGACTGCTGTGGTGCTGTGCACCAATGGAACTGGAATCTACCATTGTGTGAATGGGCTCGAATGGAAACGAACGGTAACACACGACACAAGGAGCTAGCAAACGCAGAGAAAACGATGGGCAGTGATGAAGATAAGGGCATGCCCTTTGGAAACGCACACACACAAACCAACGATGACATCACAGGCACAGGGAGAGGGAGAGTCTTCTTTAAGATCACCACACTCCCCCAACCATCTCAttactctctttctctctctctctcggctcgGTCGTAGGTAACTAGCAATTGAGCTCTTCGATTCTTGCTTGAAGTGCAGTCAAGGCACACTACTACAACTACAAGCAAGCTGGTGCATGAGTCTGTTTTGCTTCTCCCCCTGAGCTTGCAGTTGCGTTTGTTTTATTGAAAGACACTTGCAGTTGCGTTTGAGTGCACCTCTGAGGTTTTGATTGGCTTCGAGCTCTGTACTTAAGCTCACCGCCTCGTCCATGGCGTTGCAGCCTGCAAGACTTGCTGGTTCTTGCTAGCTGCTGCTTCTTATCCACCTAACTGAAGGTGGAATCAAGGTCAGGCTGTGAATTCTTTAAAAATCACTTCTTTTTTCTGCAATCTGATCAGTACTAGACATGAACATCTCATATTGACATTCTTGTGTTACCGTCTGTCCGTGCAGAGTGTTGTGTTGTGCTGTTCTTCCACTGTTCTTGGCATGTTCTTGAGATCAAAGATCCAGGAGACGATCttgaggaggaggtcgaggtCGATGAACGGAGCCAGTGCGCAGCGGGGCCACGTCTCCGATCAGCTCGCGAGCTCATCGACGATTCCATGTGATGGTGAcagcagcgccggcgccggcgccggcgccggcggcagcaAGGGTGCCACTGCCCGTGCCTTGTTCGCCTCTCCGAGGCTGTTGCACTCTTCCTCCCTGCCCACCGGCAGCGTCTTCGCCAAGAACCCAGTGCCAGACGCCGAGTCCGAGACGTCCTTCTCCATGAGCCCGACCTCCGTGATCGACGCGGCCGCGGTCTTCGCGTCCTGTTCGGACGTTGTTGGAAAGCGCCGGCCGTGGCGCGACGGCCTCGCCGGCCTCGCCGACGCGCTGGACTGCACCGACCAGCAGCAAAGGGGCGTCCTCGCGGCGACGTCGCGGGCCATCAGCGCGCAgacgccgccttctctggcccGGTCGTGCTCCCTGGACCGCCGCGTCGAGTTCGGCGTCAAGAACAAGAGCTCGTGGTTGCCCCTGCGCGGCGGCGGACGCGAGGTGGCATCGCCGGCCGCGGCTTCAGAGCCTGGTGAGATGGAGCCGTCGTCGGAGGACTACACGTGCGTCATCTCCCGCGGGCCGAACCCGAGGACAGTGCACATCTTCGGCGACCGCGTCGTGGAGGGCGCCGCCGCGGAGAGCCCGCCGCGGCAGATAAATTTGCCGGCGCGCGGCGACAGGGGTTTCTTGAGCTTGTGATCCATGCATGCGTAGCCCGTTGCATAGGTAAATTGAGTTTGCAGAGTGCTATTAAGTTCAGACCTAATGTTGTAGTATTGTACTGGTTGCTCCATCTGATCAGATGATCAAAGCTGTTTTCTTGATCAGATGATCAAAGCTGTTTTCTTGATCAGGTTGAGCCGAAGCTGTCATATAAATCTCAACATGTTGCTAGTAGAGAAACTTGTAACAAAATCTCAACCTGTCAATTAGCTGCTGAATGCTGAACTACTATGTGATGGATTTGATTTCCAAGAAAAGCCTAGCTGTTCTTGGTTTCAAAACAGCTCGAGTCAGTCCTGACCTCAAAACTGAATTTTTGTCTGCAAACAGCACAGGCAGTTCTTCAATCCCGAACAGAACTTCAAAACACTTCCAAACTCTGACAATAATTCATAACATCTCTCCAATTCCGACAAGAATTTCAGACCATTTCTCCATGAAACCAGCATGAACATATACAACTAACCTAGAGTTAGAGTATGCCATGAGCTGAGTCCCCAATCATTGATGGTCTCTTGCAGCAATAGCCGAAGGGGAAAACCCCAACGATTGATGTCTCTTGTGGCGAGCCCTGCCTGCCCTGCTCATCCAAAGCCCAGACCAGACGATCGATCAGCTGGGCCAGTGGGACGTGCGTGCCCACTTGAACGGTGCCTTGTCCCTGTCAGGGCCCTGCCAGGGTTCAGCTGCAAGCCGTTGCAGCCAACCCTCTCGATGTGTGTCTGTCCCGTGGGGCCAGGCTGCTCATGCAGTCTTTGCTTCACTGCGGTGGCCATTTGATCTCATCTGGCCTGATCTCTAGTGTTTCGGTTTCTCTGTCAAGCTTCCTTTTCCATGACGCTGACTGAATTGAATTGACGCCCATTTTAATTTTCTAGTGATTGTTATGTACCATGCTGTCAGCTGATGACCTGATGTGATGGGCATTGCCTGAGTATTGAAACCTCTCTCTTTCTTGCAGGGAGCAAAGAAGATTCTGAACGTATTCACGATGAGTTAGAGCACCAAGGCATTTCTTGATGAGTTTAGCTTTGGTTGTTGCTGCAGAATTCTTGTAATCATTTAACTTCACTGGGGACGATCAGGTGTGATAACTCATGTCCAGTACAAGAACTGACACAACAAATGATATACAGATTTCGTCTGACTGCATGGCTTCATATGATGCTTGGTAACATTCAGGAGGAACATATGGCCTCCTGTATCCACAACACAATCCTCTATACGTCAGTTGAAAAGGAACTAGTACAGGTGCCCGAATTAATCTCTCCTGCATCAAATGCAGGTGCAAGACTCAAGACTAAACTTTGAACAAAACCACAACTAAAGACTTATTTACACCTGATCAGAGAGGAAAATAAAAACCCAAGTCCAGAACATCTCAACTTAACTGAACACAAGGAAGGATCATGGAGTATTTCCTAAGTTAACTGAAGCAACAATAGTATCAATACACAATTTAAAAGTGATTAGGAGAAAGCATTCCTACATGAATTCAATGCCATTTTCCTTAATGTTGGAAATGCTTGCCGAGCTGACCAGCGATTCACAGatttatccttaaaataacacCAAAATGATTCAGCAATAGCAGGAAATTTCTGCCTTCAAAACCTTGCAAATCATGTAAACATGCAACAGATGGCGAAGTGAAGTAGTCATTGTCAATTCTAAATATTTACAATGTTCAGAAACTAACTAAACCATTCACATGAAAACTAGTGTTCTCAAGAAGGATGAGAACAGATATTAACGTATTGGAGCAAAACTCTCCAGATCTTGGATCGGATGAGTTAATGAATTGTCGATCTCAAGTCCAGATATAAATATGATTCCTGTCCGAGGTCGCAAGTGGTCCTAGCCCACACCATGCACTTGTGAGAACTGGTGAAGAATGACCCTCTAGGATGGTCGGCATCTCATTCTTCAGTCTCGACCATATGTAAACAGACCCATCAGAAGAACCAGCAGCAATGCAATTTTCATCAGGGCTTATACATGGTTTGCCCCAGCTGCCCACCACTCTGTTACCCATCGCCCTGAATGTTCCACAAACCTCCAAAGTTCTAACATCAAAAAGGTTGTGCACATTATCCCTCCCACTTGTAAGAACAAAATTTTTGCTCCGTGACACACAGACCGACGTGACATCAATATGAGCAGCTATTTGTGTAGTGCATTTCCCACTACGGATGTCCCAGAACCGAAGGTTTCCATCCCTATGACCCGAACAAATGATATCACCATCAATGAAAGCTAGTGAGTTGGGGTTACTTGCTGACATTATGGTGCTTTTGCAGAAACCTGTATGGAGATCCCAAATCTTGATAGTACGATCATGAGATGAACTAGCAACAACAAAGCTTTTCACCCAGCTTGCATCGACGGCAGAAACTTTTTTTGTGTGCCCAGTCAGAGTGTGACGAGGACACGCCCCATTGGCTTCCCACACAAACAGCTTGTTGGAGCTACAGGCAGCAATCACAAACTTGTTATCATTGGTCACAGCAAGATCGTTGACAGACCCCAAACAACCATGCAGAGTAGAGATCAAAGCACCGGTATATGCACCCCATATCTTAACAGTTTGATCCTGACCACCACTAATTAGCTTGTCTGAATTATGCTGGAACACTAAAGATCCACACCCACCATCATGAGCACGAATGGTGATTGTGCATGTAGATGGGATTGGTGTTTCCACGTAGCCAGATTCATATCGACGTATGATGCCATCAGCTTCTTGTTGAGCATTGTGTTGTATACCACCAACACCAGCTGTCTTTAGCTTAAGGACCATCTCTTCATACATCGCATTGGcctaaacaattttttttctcacagGTTAAAGCATTAATTTATTGATACATGCTAGTGCTATGGGTACAGTTGGCTATGTCAAACATACAGCAAAATAAATTATTCCTGTCTATTAAAACAACATATTTAGTCACTTCTGTGTCCACTCTTGTTACGGAAGCAAAAGAGTTAGAACGCCATGTATGATTGAGAAAGGATTGAACTGTTGTGGACAATGTGTTCAGTTTTATACAATTAAGGGGTAGATATTTCAAGACTGCTGTAATAAAGGTCATTTACAAGGATGACATTTCAGCAGTCATGCAAAACTACAAAACTAAAATATTCTACCAACAGTAATAATGTACTATGCTTGCTGTGTCATGCTATGGTATGCATGCTTGCATTTGAAGTATCTCTGTTGGTTATTACAGGACCATTGCAACTATGGTAAGGGAATATATGTTGCTAACTGGTAAGaagttttcttgatcatatttgtGCCAGTTGCTCCGCAAGCAAGCCTCAAGCATAATGCTTGAGCAGTCCCCTATTTCAGAAATCACACATTGGAAACGTGCACTTTGAGCAACAAAGAGACAATAAAGTACCTCATTGAGCCTCTCTGCATCCTTCATCTTCTCTAGCATCCATCGATCAATCAGTTTTTTGTTTTCATCCTCAGAAACTTTTAGTTTCGCTAATGCCTGTTCAAGTTCGGCTTTAGCTGCCTGGTGCTCTTGAATGAGAAGATCTAAAGATTTTGTTTTTTCCTCAAGTGACTGCTTTAGCTGCACATTCTCTTCGCTGCAGAAGTTTTACACAAGCGTTGAGTGGCCATGTTCTCCACAACCATGGCCAAGCAGTATAATCAATCACACACTTAGCAAACTATGAATCACATTCAATACCTAGTTTGCTTGAGTTCGTTCTGCAAAGTTGTAATCAATGCTTCCTTCTCCTTGAGCAGTGCTTTTGATGCTTTCCCCTCTTCTATCTCGGTAACAAGCTGGTCAGACAGACGTGATTGCGCCTTGTAACACTGCTGCAGCTCCAACTCATGCTTCTCAGCCTTCTCCTTCCATTCCAAAGCCTACAAGGAgtccacaaaaaaaaaaaaaaaaatccctcgTTCACTAAATACCAAAGACATCACGAAACATCCAAGTTCTTGAAAAGAAGCTTGGATTTTCGGCAGTCGATTTCAGAAGGCTCGAGTGGTATCATCAATATAACACATTCGAGTGCAACCTTCAAAGTTCGATCAAGCAAGCAAGATGCAAACTGCGAGATTGGAAAAGGGGGGAAGGCGAAATTGTTCTTACGTGGGCGGCGAAGGGCCGGGTGAGCGCCTCGATGGCCGGGCTGTGCGCCCCCTCCTCGACGAGGTGCCTTCGCCGCAGCGATTTCAGGGCGCGCCGGATCGCCGCTCTGCCGGCGTCGGCCTCCACCATCGTCCTGCACGGCAACAGCAGCAAACCGTCCCCCCGTTGTGAAGCAAACAGAAGAAGAGGCATTGGGCTAGCTAGCTGCTGAGTAGAAGGATTGCTCACATTCTCGCGTCGAtcccggcagcggcggcggcggaggaagaGGCCGCGCGTTCGGTGGCTTCGGTTCTTGGCAAGGGCGGCTCGGTTTCGGCCTTCGTTGGagacgagagagagagcgagccGGCGTCCTGGCTGCGAGTTTGGACTCGGACTTGTTCTGGATGGATGGGCTCAGCTCGAAACGGATTGGGTTTGGACGCaatggtgtgtttggttttcCAATGAGATTTTATAGCGACCTATGATATTGTTTTCTAAGTTATGATTagttatttatataaaaaatatttatgatacTAATAAGTAAGTCAATTGTGTAAGTGAATATATTAGGTTGCGAAGTAAAATTCTTTTCAAGTTAAAATAAAACTGTATATATACGCATACTAAATTAGATTAAAATAGTAAATACAGGTAGGTAACTAAAACGTTTAATCGACTGACTCAA
This genomic interval carries:
- the LOC133922772 gene encoding FCS-Like Zinc finger 8-like: MFLRSKIQETILRRRSRSMNGASAQRGHVSDQLASSSTIPCDGDSSAGAGAGAGGSKGATARALFASPRLLHSSSLPTGSVFAKNPVPDAESETSFSMSPTSVIDAAAVFASCSDVVGKRRPWRDGLAGLADALDCTDQQQRGVLAATSRAISAQTPPSLARSCSLDRRVEFGVKNKSSWLPLRGGGREVASPAAASEPGEMEPSSEDYTCVISRGPNPRTVHIFGDRVVEGAAAESPPRQINLPARGDRGFLSL
- the LOC133922771 gene encoding autophagy-related protein 16-like, with translation MTMVEADAGRAAIRRALKSLRRRHLVEEGAHSPAIEALTRPFAAHALEWKEKAEKHELELQQCYKAQSRLSDQLVTEIEEGKASKALLKEKEALITTLQNELKQTSEENVQLKQSLEEKTKSLDLLIQEHQAAKAELEQALAKLKVSEDENKKLIDRWMLEKMKDAERLNEANAMYEEMVLKLKTAGVGGIQHNAQQEADGIIRRYESGYVETPIPSTCTITIRAHDGGCGSLVFQHNSDKLISGGQDQTVKIWGAYTGALISTLHGCLGSVNDLAVTNDNKFVIAACSSNKLFVWEANGACPRHTLTGHTKKVSAVDASWVKSFVVASSSHDRTIKIWDLHTGFCKSTIMSASNPNSLAFIDGDIICSGHRDGNLRFWDIRSGKCTTQIAAHIDVTSVCVSRSKNFVLTSGRDNVHNLFDVRTLEVCGTFRAMGNRVVGSWGKPCISPDENCIAAGSSDGSVYIWSRLKNEMPTILEGHSSPVLTSAWCGLGPLATSDRNHIYIWT